A region from the Saccharomonospora azurea NA-128 genome encodes:
- a CDS encoding 3'-5' exonuclease: protein GAADLAALWRRAGELSAADPVEGAAVAERAEQAGLVDALDDPGDPSRYSEEGYTRIRRLSQELGALRRRLDQPLPELVADVERTMLLGVEALARPGAVGRAHLDAFAEVVHDYAESSPTATLLSFVDYLTTASRAEDGLEPGEVEVAPERVQVLTVHAAKGLEWRIVAVPHLVDKVFPNERKSSSWLKTVAELPAALRGDAQDLPSLDLRGGEDRRQVKDALTDHEERFKERHADEERRLCYVALTRSEHCLLVSGHRWNDPAATKPKAPSEFLLEVAERVREQPDVGVLEQWAEDAEDNPLSEVSRELEWPVDPLGGRRSAVNEGARLVLEALEALENTEDAGADTENTGEEIDDPDGWVSDTDVLLAERARAREPEAEIDLPATLSVSQLVDLAGQPEDLARRLRRPLPFPPNAHARRGTEFHGWLERRFSGDKLFDLDDLPGAADPDGLFDGLGGAHDADDHADDTAHLEALKEAFERSEWARRTPHDVEVPFSTDVDGITVRGRMDAVFADPDGGWTVVDWKTGALPDAERLPTLSVQLAAYRLAWAALSGTPLERVRAAFHYVRPNRTVRPVDLLDADGLRALLRTVPERREQGEAT, encoded by the coding sequence CGGTGCCGCCGACCTCGCCGCCCTGTGGCGCCGGGCGGGGGAGTTGTCGGCCGCCGACCCGGTGGAAGGCGCCGCCGTGGCCGAGCGCGCCGAGCAGGCGGGGCTGGTGGACGCGCTCGACGACCCCGGTGATCCGTCGCGGTACTCGGAGGAGGGCTACACCCGGATCCGCAGGCTGAGCCAGGAGCTGGGGGCGTTGCGGCGCAGGCTCGACCAGCCGTTGCCGGAGCTGGTGGCCGACGTCGAACGCACGATGCTGCTGGGCGTCGAGGCACTGGCCCGGCCGGGAGCGGTGGGTCGTGCCCACCTCGATGCGTTCGCCGAGGTCGTCCACGACTACGCCGAGAGCTCGCCGACCGCCACGCTGCTGTCGTTCGTCGACTACCTCACCACCGCCTCCCGCGCCGAGGACGGACTCGAACCGGGCGAGGTGGAGGTCGCCCCGGAGCGGGTGCAGGTCCTCACCGTGCACGCGGCGAAGGGCCTGGAGTGGCGGATCGTGGCCGTGCCGCACCTGGTCGACAAGGTGTTTCCCAACGAGCGCAAGTCCTCGTCGTGGTTGAAGACGGTCGCCGAGTTGCCCGCCGCGCTGCGCGGTGACGCGCAGGACCTGCCGTCGCTGGACCTCCGCGGCGGCGAGGACCGGCGGCAGGTCAAGGACGCCCTCACCGACCACGAGGAGCGCTTCAAGGAGCGGCACGCCGACGAGGAGCGCAGGCTGTGTTACGTGGCGTTGACGCGTTCGGAGCACTGCCTGCTCGTCTCCGGCCACCGGTGGAACGATCCCGCGGCGACGAAGCCGAAGGCGCCGTCGGAGTTCCTGCTGGAGGTCGCGGAGCGCGTTCGCGAGCAACCGGACGTCGGCGTGCTGGAGCAGTGGGCCGAGGACGCCGAGGACAACCCCCTCTCCGAGGTCTCGCGCGAGCTGGAGTGGCCGGTCGATCCGCTCGGCGGCCGTCGTTCGGCGGTGAACGAGGGCGCGCGGCTCGTGCTGGAGGCACTGGAGGCGCTGGAGAACACCGAGGACGCCGGAGCGGACACCGAGAACACCGGCGAGGAGATCGACGACCCGGACGGCTGGGTGAGCGACACCGACGTGCTCCTGGCCGAGCGGGCGCGTGCACGGGAGCCGGAGGCCGAGATCGACCTGCCCGCCACGCTGTCGGTCAGCCAGCTCGTCGATCTCGCGGGTCAACCCGAGGACCTCGCGCGGAGGTTGCGCAGGCCGCTGCCGTTCCCGCCGAACGCCCACGCCCGCCGCGGGACGGAGTTCCACGGGTGGCTGGAGCGCCGCTTCTCCGGCGACAAGCTGTTCGATCTCGACGACCTGCCGGGCGCGGCCGACCCGGACGGCCTGTTCGACGGTCTCGGGGGAGCCCACGACGCCGACGACCACGCCGACGACACGGCCCACCTGGAGGCCCTCAAGGAGGCGTTCGAGCGCAGCGAGTGGGCCCGGCGCACCCCGCACGACGTGGAGGTGCCGTTCTCCACCGACGTCGACGGGATCACCGTGCGAGGCCGCATGGACGCGGTGTTCGCCGACCCGGACGGCGGATGGACCGTGGTGGACTGGAAGACGGGCGCGCTGCCCGACGCCGAGCGGCTGCCGACGTTGTCGGTGCAGCTCGCCGCGTACCGGCTGGCGTGGGCCGCCCTGTCCGGGACACCGCTGGAGCGGGTCCGCGCGGCGTTTCACTACGTCCGCCCCAACCGCACCGTGCGACCCGTGGACCTCCTCGACGCCGACGGCCTGCGAGCACTGCTGCGCACGGTGCCGGAGCGGCGAGAACAGGGTGAGGCGACATGA
- a CDS encoding potassium channel family protein has product MVRPWKFTLREEKLSDRPSHALVGVVSMPARAISPARAIGRRLLLALLALLAVVFVVYLERDGYRDVNGDGVSLLDCFYYATVTLSTTGYGDITPATETARLVNIVVITPLRVLFLILLIGTTLEVLTERSRQAFRIQNWRRRVRDHVVVIGFGTKGRSAVNALLGEGDTDPSQVVVVDSDRGALDVASARGLITVHGSATRSDVLRVAGVQRARAVIVAPNRDDTAVLVTLSAREINPKARILVSVREMQNVHLLKQSGADQVVVSSETAGRLLGIATRTPRVVDMVEDLLTPEAGLAIAERAVDPSEEGGSPRHLPDIVLGLVRDGTLYRVDAPEADSLEPGDRLLYVRKVSAGEETVS; this is encoded by the coding sequence ATGGTGAGACCGTGGAAGTTCACCCTCCGCGAGGAGAAACTGTCCGACCGGCCGAGCCACGCGCTGGTGGGGGTCGTCAGCATGCCCGCCCGCGCGATCTCCCCGGCGCGCGCCATCGGCCGCCGGCTGCTGTTGGCGCTGCTGGCCCTGCTCGCCGTGGTGTTCGTCGTCTACCTCGAACGCGACGGCTACCGCGACGTCAACGGTGACGGTGTCTCGCTGCTGGACTGCTTCTACTACGCCACCGTGACGCTGTCGACGACGGGCTACGGCGACATCACGCCCGCCACCGAGACCGCCCGGCTGGTGAACATCGTGGTGATCACGCCCCTGCGGGTGTTGTTCCTGATCCTGCTGATCGGGACGACACTGGAGGTGCTCACCGAGCGATCCCGGCAGGCGTTCCGGATCCAGAATTGGAGGCGCAGAGTGCGCGACCACGTGGTCGTCATCGGGTTCGGTACCAAGGGCCGCTCGGCGGTGAACGCGTTGCTGGGAGAGGGCGACACCGACCCGAGCCAGGTCGTGGTCGTGGACAGCGACCGCGGCGCGCTCGACGTCGCGAGCGCTCGGGGGCTGATCACCGTGCACGGTTCGGCGACCCGGTCCGACGTGCTGCGGGTCGCCGGGGTGCAGCGGGCGCGGGCGGTGATCGTCGCGCCGAACCGGGACGACACGGCCGTGCTCGTGACACTCAGCGCCCGGGAGATCAACCCGAAGGCGCGCATCCTCGTGTCGGTGCGGGAGATGCAGAACGTCCACCTGCTCAAGCAGTCGGGAGCCGACCAGGTGGTGGTGTCGAGCGAGACGGCCGGTCGGCTGCTCGGCATCGCGACGCGCACGCCCCGCGTGGTCGACATGGTCGAGGACCTGCTCACTCCCGAGGCGGGCCTCGCGATCGCCGAGCGGGCCGTGGACCCCTCCGAGGAGGGCGGCTCGCCGCGGCATCTGCCGGACATCGTGCTCGGTCTCGTGCGCGACGGGACGCTCTACCGCGTGGACGCCCCCGAAGCGGACTCGCTCGAACCCGGCGACCGTCTGCTGTACGTGAGGAAGGTGTCGGCGGGGGAGGAGACGGTGTCGTGA